The Setaria italica strain Yugu1 chromosome IX, Setaria_italica_v2.0, whole genome shotgun sequence genome has a window encoding:
- the LOC101786329 gene encoding probable xyloglucan endotransglucosylase/hydrolase protein 27, producing MAAAGSFVAFLAVFAAAAAAAACLSAAAMGDGELLRPAGTSLSFREGYTQLFGDSNLALHGDGKRVHITLDERTGAGFASQGAYLHGLFSARIKLPADHTAGVVVAFYMSNGDVYERTHDELDFEFLGNVRGREWRVQTNVYGNGSTAAGREERYGLWFDPTEDFHRYAILWSHDRIIFYVDETPIREVVRTGSMGAQFPSKPMSLYATIWDGSSWATSGGRYKVDYKYAPYVAEFADLALRGCAVGRRACEEPGSAATAMSPAERSAMEAFRARYMTYGYCYDRLRYLAPLPECSVGPEAAAFLPSGDARAAAASRRRGKRHRARVGADSAV from the exons ATGGCTGCTGCTGGTTCCTTCGTGGCTTTCTTGGCCGtcttcgcggcggcggcggcggcggcggcgtgcctgTCAGCGGCCGCCATGGGCGATGGCGAGCTTCTCCGCCCGGCGGGGACGTCACTCTCCTTCCGGGAGGGCTACACGCAGCTGTTCGGCGACTCCAACCTCGCGCTCCACGGGGACGGCAAGAGGGTGCACATCACCCTCGACGAGCGAACAG GCGCCGGGTTCGCGTCGCAGGGCGCGTACCTCCACGGGCTCTTTAGCGCCCGCATCAAGCTCCCCGCCGACCACACCGCCGGTGTCGTCGTCGCCTTCTAC ATGTCGAACGGGGACGTGTACGAGCGGACGCACGACGAGCTGGACTTCGAGTTCCTGGGGAACGTGCGGGGCCGGGAGTGGCGGGTGCAGACAAACGTTTACGGCAACGGCAgcacggcggccggccgggaggAGCGCTACGGCCTCTGGTTCGACCCCACCGAGGACTTCCACCGCTACGCCATTCTCTGGAGCCACGACAGGATCAT ATTCTACGTCGACGAGACGCCGATCAGGGAGGTGGTGCGGACAGGGTCCATGGGCGCGCAGTTCCCGTCCAAGCCCATGTCCCTGTACGCCACCATCTGGGATGGCTCCAGCTGGGCCACCTCGGGCGGCCGCTACAAGGTGGACTACAAGTACGCGCCCTACGTCGCGGAGTTCGCCGACCTCGCGCTCCGCGGCTGCGCGGTTGGCCGCCGGGCGTGCGAGGAGCcgggcagcgccgccaccgcgatGTCACCCGCAGAGCGGTCGGCCATGGAGGCGTTCCGGGCGCGGTACATGACGTACGGCTACTGCTACGACCGCCTCCGGTACctggcgccgctgccggagtGCAGCGTCGGCCCGGAGGCCGCGGCGTTCCTCCCGTCGGGGGAcgccagggcggcggcggcgtcgcgtaGGCGTGGCAAGCGCCACCGGGCGCGCGTTGGCGCGGACTCGGCTGTCTGA
- the LOC101784853 gene encoding bZIP transcription factor 16, with translation MGKGDVATRSKSQKSSAIQNEQSTPTNPPTAYPDWSQFQAYYNTAGTAPVTPPAFFHSSVAPNPQGHPYMWGPQMMPPYGTPPPYAAMYAQGTPYQQAPMPPGSHPYSPYPMQSPNGTIQTPTSGAGGTETDKSSKNKRKTPLKRSKGSLGSLDVVVAKNNKSPAKPSASSSNEGSSQSESGSGSSSEGSSTNSKSGSRTKDSSERGQGNDSRKGTQSSAVEPTQPSSGPVVLNPMMPFWPVPPPMGGPATTLNMGVDYWGAPASVPMHGKVVAAPTSAPSSNSRDIVLSDPAIQDERELKKQKRKQSNRESARRSRLRKQAEWEEVANRADLLKQENSSLKEELKQLQEKCDSLTSENTSLHEKLKELEDEKSNGNWCKD, from the exons ATGGGAAAGGGAGATGTGGCCACTAGGTCCAAATCTCAAAAATCGTCAGCAATACAG AATGAGCAGAGTACACCTACTAATCCCCCCACAGCATATCCTGACTGGTCTCAGTTCCAG GCATACTATAATACTGCTGGGACAGCTCCGGTGACCCCTCCGGCTTTTTTTCATTCATCCGTAGCTCCAAATCCTCAAGGACACCCATACATGTGGGGGCCACAG ATGATGCCTCCTTATGGGACTCCACCACCATATGCAGCCATGTATGCACAAGGCACACCATATCAGCAGGCACCCATGCCACCG GGTTCACACCCATACAGTCCTTATCCTATGCAGTCACCAAATGGGACAATTCAAACTCCA ACATCTGGTGCTGGCGGTACAGAGACAGATAAGTCAAGCAAAAATAAGCGAAAGACTCCCCTGAAGAGATCCAAAGGAAGCTTAGGTAGTCTGGATGTAGTTGTAGCCAAAAATAATAAATCACCTGCAAAACCTTCAGCTTCTTCCTCCAATGAAGGTTCTTCACAAAG TGAGAGTGGAAGTGGGAGTTCTTCTGAAGGAAGCAGTACAAATTCAAAAAGT GGTTCAAGGACAAAGGATAGTTCTGAGCGTGGGCAGGGTAATG ATTCTAGGAAAGGTACTCAAAGCTCTGCTGTTGAGCCCACACAACCATCTTCCGGGCCAGTTGTGCTTAACCCTATGATGCCATTTTGGCCCGTTCCCCCTCCCATGGGTGGCCCAGCAACTACTCTGAACATGGGAGTAGATTACTGGGGTGCTCCTGCTTCTGTACCCATGCATGGTAAAGTTGTTGCAGCACCGACATCAGCTCCTTCGTCAAATTCACGTGATATTGTTCTCAGTGATCCGGCTATACAG GATGAGCGAGAATTGAAGAAACAAAAACGGAAGCAATCAAATAGGGAATCAGCTCGCCGCTCAAGATTACGCAAGCAG GCTGAATGGGAGGAAGTAGCCAACCGTGCGGATTTGCTAAAGCAGGAAAATAGTTCTCTCAAAGAAGAACTGAAACAACTTCAGGAGAAGTGTGATAGCTTGACCTCAGAAAATACATCTTTGCAT gagaagcttaaagaacttGAAGATGAGAAATCAAATGGAAATTGGTGCAAAGATTAA
- the LOC101786719 gene encoding LOW QUALITY PROTEIN: uncharacterized protein LOC101786719 (The sequence of the model RefSeq protein was modified relative to this genomic sequence to represent the inferred CDS: deleted 1 base in 1 codon): MANAAAVITTPAPGRAAAAEPAGWLMDERDGFISWLRGEFAAANAIIDLLVVHLRSVADPGEYDHVAAAVQQRRHHWAPVIHMQQFFPVADVAFALQQVGWRRRAQPAQALGAAASPAAPPPPPPRRQPFSQSHHSHQHHRHGGHYRPDPARGGGAVPAAGSDKDGRDIHNHKEGKVMKEVENMVDTKSLRLDSPIIDEGEKNSKLQAVSEGSSKVVPTPVEHSTTEIVDGKKVNSVEGLKVYEGLVNVAETNKILTLVNETKASCRRGGLEAGQTVIIGKRPTKGHGREIVQMGIPIIEGPPDDENQRETRVEPVPGLLHDLFDRLSQQEIIAFKPDYCVIDFFNEGDYLHPHHSPPWYGRPLCTLCLTDCDMVFGRAISGERGDHRGPLKLSLTAGSLLLLEGQSADLAKRAIPATRKHRILLSFGKSVARKHIPAESARFTPPLTPPMPWGPSSRPGNMARHPQSPKHFGYAPASGVLPAPAVGPHHVSPSDGMQPIFVAPAPVSAAAIPFTPAVPLPNTTAAWIPEATPRPPPPRFPGPGTGVFLPPGSGHPLPHQMMPGSPGHGEPNSPQGSASAYLQNKIAGKEMSNGHLSPKSSPTNRSYTTEEKPECNGSSNGGGSFAEEKSAVSKEHQNGSLKNVGSSKVQPHGHASK; encoded by the exons AtggccaacgccgccgccgtcatcacGACCCCGGCGCCCGGGCGT GCCGCGGCGGCAGAGCCCGCCGGCTGGCTCATGGACGAGCGCGACGGCTTCATCTCCTGGCTGCGCGGCGAGTTCGCGGCCGCCAACGCCATCATCGACCTCCTCGTCGTCCACCTCCGCAGCGTCGCCGACCCGGGCGAGTACgaccacgtcgccgccgccgtgcagcagcgccgccaccactgGGCGCCCGTGATCCACATGCAGCAGTTCTTCCCCGTCGCCGACGTCGCCTTCGCGCTCCAGCAGGTCGGCTGGCGCCGACGCGCGCAGCCGGCACAGGCGCTCGGGGCTgccgcgtcgccggccgcgccgccgccgccgccccctcgacGCCAACCGTTCTCGCAGTCCCACCACTCCCACCAGCACCATCGCCACGGCGGACACTATCGCCCCGatccggcgcgcggcggcggcgcggtcccGGCAGCTGGATCCGATAAAGATG GACGTGATATTCACAATCACAAGGAAGGAAAGGTGATGAAAGAAGTGGAGAACATGGTTGATACTAAAAGCTTGCGGTTGGATTCTCCTATAATTGATG AAGGTGAAAAAAATTCAAAGCTGCAAGCTGTTTctgaaggaagcagcaaagtggTTCCAACCCCTGTAGAGCATTCAACCACTGAAATCGTTGATGGAAAGAAG GTTAATTCTGTTGAAGGGCTCAAGGTTTATGAAGGGTTGGTAAATGTGGCCGAGACAAATAAGATTCTTACTTTAGTTAATGAAACAAAAGCTTCTTGCCGGCGAGGGGGTCTTGAAG CTGGGCAGACAGTTATAATTGGTAAAAGACCAACGAAGGGTCATGGAAGGGAAATTGTTCAGATGGGTATTCCTATCATTGAAGGCCCTCCTGATGATGAAAATCAAAGAG AGACAAGGGTGGAGCCGGTTCCTGGGCTGCTGCATGATCTGTTTGATCGCTTGTCTCAGCAGGAAATTATAGCTTTCAAACCAGATTATTGTGTTATTGACTTCTTCAATGAG GGAGACTACTTACATCCTCACCACTCCCCTCCTTGGTATGGTAGACCTCTTTGTACGCTCTGCTTAACAGATTGTGATATGGTGTTTGGCCGAGCTATATCAGGAGAACGAGGTGATCATAGAGGTCCCCTGAAGCTCTCGCTCACAGCTGG GTCACTTCTACTCCTGGAAGGGCAAAGTGCTGACCTTGCCAAACGAGCTATTCCTGCTACACGTAAGCACCGAATCCTACTGAGTTTTGGAAAGTCTGTAGCAAGAAAGCACATCCCAGCTGAAAGTGCTCGGTTTACTCCTCCATTGACACCTCCTATGCCGTGGGGTCCGTCATCAAGGCCGGGTAACATGGCACGCCATCCCCAAAGTCCTAAACACTTTGGATATGCTCCTGCAAGTGGTGTTCTTCCAGCGCCAGCTGTTGGACCTCATCACGTCTCACCATCTGATGGAATGCAGCCAATATTTGTAGCCCCTGCTCCTGTTTCTGCTGCAGCCATACCTTTCACGCCAGCTGTTCCCTTGCCGAACACAACAGCAGCTTGGATACCGGAAGCTACTCCaaggccgcctccgccgcgatTCCCTGGTCCTGGTACTGGGGTGTTCCTTCCTCCGGGATCAGGCCACCCACTGCCTCACCAGATGATGCCAGGTTCTCCTGGTCACGGTGAACCTAACTCTCCACAAGGTTCAGCATCAGCTTACCTGCAGAACAAGATTGCTGGCAAGGAGATGTCTAATGGCCATCTTTCTCCAAAGAGCTCGCCAACAAACAGATCGTACACAACTGAGGAGAAACCAGAATGCAATGGGAGCTCAAACGGTGGTGGCAGCTTTGCAGAAGAGAAGTCAGCTGTAAGCAAGGAGCATCAGAATGGTAGTCTGAAAAATGTTGGGAGCAGCAAAGTCCAGCCACATGGACATGCCTCTAAATAG
- the LOC101785920 gene encoding protein OBERON 3 yields MFGDSDGSKDASAGAPGSAPPEPPFPNRELTLSSYLCDKPPLASAAAGPSSPPNPAAAAASAAEDAAAAAASAKLCVERDFLHLSAPKRGDPPGDDSSVVGGKKPRLDSLQLSLSLSNDAPAPPPPSSSQPPSHLASLLPADGDLRGGSAATAAAAATTTAAAVPAAAAPPPRRTYSANTGRTRSINSDDMSYSYSVFSHNPSCSLTHNSTDIYAAGEGTNGSVHSRFNFRPMGDGSVAFATAPLKEGTSSFFPTELPARMVAPAAALSAGGSFDGSRGGMHSSRPDRILREIVSDSVASMAQVLQDFPSETLEVLRETVRNMIDAPERRDELSSLQRKLERRSDLTAETLGRANKTQLEILVAIKTGMAVFVTGKGRVSSSELVEMFLLTRCRNLNCKSALPVDDCECKICSTKKGFCSACMCPVCQKFDCAANTCSWVGCDVCSHWCHAACALERNLIRPGPTLKGTMGTTEMQFQCLGCNHASEMFGFVKEVFNCCAENWSPETQMKELDFVRKIFAASEDFEGKGLHAKAEEVLSMLAKKLITPSDATSSMLQFFKYGVTDYSVTGSKSKGILAAQTCKSTDMLHLQTPTITPPKSSFNFKPSTSILDTQLEALKASPKSLPIENHFSSASKDDDASSLETIVKCKEAEAKLFQKLADDARKEVDSYRHIVRAKTQKLEEEYATKLAKLGFQETEEKRRKKMEELKMLENSHYDYHKMKLRMQTEIQGLLERMEATKKMWV; encoded by the exons ATGTTCGGCGACTCCGACGGATCCAAGGACGCCAGCGCCGGGGCGCCCGGGTCCGCCCCGCCCGAGCCGCCCTTCCCCAACCGCGAGCTCACGCTCAGCAGCTACCTCTGCGACAAGCCGCCGctcgcctcggcggcggcggggccgtcctcgccgccgaaccccgcggccgcggcggcctcggctgccgaggatgccgccgccgcggccgccagcgCCAAGCTCTGCGTCGAGCGGGACTTCCTCCACCTCTCCGCGCCCAAGCGCGGGGATCCGCCCGGCGACGACTCGTCCGTGGTCGGGGGTAAGAAGCCCCGCCTCGACTcgctccagctctctctctccctctccaacgacgcgcccgcgccgccgccgccgtcctcctcccagCCGCCGTCGCACCTCGCGTCCCTCCTCCCGGCAGATGGCGATCTGCGGGGCGGGAGCGCcgcgaccgccgcggcggcggccaccaccaccgcagccgcggtgcctgccgctgccgcgccgccgcccaggcgGACCTACAGCGCCAACACGGGGCGCACGCGCAGCATCAACTCCGACGACATGTCCTACTCCTACTCGGTGTTCTCGCACAACCCCAGCTGCTCCCTCACGCACAACTCCACCGACATCTACGCCGCCGGGGAGGGCACCAACGGCTCCGTCCACAGCCGCTTCAACTTCCGCCCCATGGGGGACGGCAGCGTCGCCTTCGCCACTGCGCCGCTCAAGGAGGGCACCTCGTCCTTCTTCCCCACCGAGCTCCCCGCGAGGATGGtagcgccggcagcggcgctcAGCGCGGGAGGCAGCTTCGACGGCAGCCGTGGCGGGATGCACTCGTCGCGGCCTGATAGGATCCTGAGGGAGATCGTGTCCGACTCTGTGGCTTCCATGGCGCAGGTGCTGCAGGATTTTCCGAGTGAAACGCTGGAGGTGCTGCGGGAGACAGTGCGGAACATGATTGATGCTCCAGAGAGGAGGGATGAATTGTCAAGCCTCCAGCGGAAGCTGGAGCGTCGATCGGACCTGACTGCCGAGACACTGGGGCGGGCGAACAAGACGCAGCTGGAGATCCTGGTGGCCATCAAGACTGGCATGGCCGTGTTTGTGACCGGCAAGGGACGAGTATCTAGCAGCGAGCTTGTGGAGATGTTCCTATTGACGCGATGCCGCAACCTGAATTGCAAGAGCGCACTCCCTGTGGACGACTGTGAGTGCAAGATTTGCTCCACCAAGAAAGGGTTCTGCAGTGCATGTATGTGCCCAGTGTGCCAGAAGTTTGATTGTGCTGCAAATACTTGCAGCTGGGTTGGGTGTGATGTCTGCTCCCATTGGTGCCATGCTGCATGCGCACTAGAGAGGAACTTGATCAGGCCTGGCCCAACATTGAAGGGGACTATGGGTACAACTGAGATGCAGTTCCAGTGCCTCGGCTGCAACCATGCTTCTGAGATGTTTGGATTTGTTAAGGAGGTGTTCAACTGCTGCGCAGAGAACTGGAGTCCTGAGACGCAGATGAAAGAGCTGGACTTCGTTAGGAAGATATTTGCAGCTAGTGAGGATTTTGAGGGGAAGGGGCTCCATGCCAAGGCAGAAGAGGTCCTCAGCATGCTTGCAAAGAAACTTATTACCCCTTCTGATGCAACAAGCAGCATGCTACAATTCTTTAAAT ATGGAGTTACGGACTACTCTGTTACTGGCAGCAAGTCAAAAGGAATACTGGCGGCTCAGACGTGTAAATCTACAGATATGCTTCATCTTCAAACCCCAACCATCACCCCACCAAAATCATCCTTCAACTTCAAGCCCAGCACCTCCATTCTTGATACACAGCTTGAAGCACTTAAGGCCAGTCCAAAGTCACTCCCTATTGAGAACCATTTCAGCTCTGCCTCAAAGGATGATGATGCCTCCAGCCTGGAGACCATCGTGAAGTGCAAGGAAGCTGAGGCAAAACTGTTCCAGAAACTCGCTGACGATGCCAGGAAGGAAGTGGACAGCTACCGCCACATCGTACGCGCCAAGACCCAGAAGCTGGAGGAGGAGTATGCCACGAAGCTGGCGAAGCTGGGATTCCAGGAGACAGAGGAGaagcggaggaagaagatggaggagctCAAGATGCTCGAGAACTCGCACTACGACTACCACAAGATGAAGCTGCGGATGCAGACCGAAATCCAGGGCCTCCTCGAGAGGATGGAAGCCACAAAGAAGATGTGGGTATAG
- the LOC101785509 gene encoding zinc finger protein 4, producing MNSKEMCQEPCDELSEISSQAASNTEASNSSGRVSLDLSLTVAAAAAAESSTTDISNCNSNRGSGGAQAEAAAVAAREPSRVFTCNYCQRKFFSSQALGGHQNAHRRERTLARRALRLDAAAPYGYYADVASLPLYGSGLYPIGIQAHASPAARPEQQPRHGDDAAAARAAELKPARGLLGPMPFFVGDDEVSFGWPGSFRPTAAAAVPAGGAALNSAGGAGDVLAGEEPDLTLRL from the coding sequence ATGAACAGCAAGGAGATGTGCCAAGAACCGTGCGACGAGCTGTCCGAGATCAGCAGCCAGGCGGCGTCCAACACCGAGGCCTCCAATTCCTCCGGCCGGGTCAGCCTCGACCTCTCGCtcacggtcgccgccgccgccgccgccgagtccAGCACCACCGACATCAGCAACTGCAACAGCAacagaggcagcggcggcgcgcaggccgAGGCGGCTGCCGTGGCTGCCCGGGAGCCGTCGCGCGTGTTCACGTGCAACTACTGCCAGCGCAAGTTCTTCAGCTCGCAGGCGCTGGGCGGTCACCAGAACGCGCACCGGCGGGAGCGCACGCTGGCCCGGCGCGCGCTGcggctcgacgccgccgccccctaCGGCTACTACGCCGACGTGGCGTCCCTGCCGCTGTACGGCTCCGGCCTGTACCCCATCGGCATCCAAGCGCACGCGTCGCCTGCGGCGCGCCCGGAGCAGCAGCCGCGGCacggcgacgacgccgccgccgcgcgcgccgccgagctGAAGCCCGCGCGGGGGCTTCTTGGCCCGATGCCGTTCTTCGTGGGCGACGATGAGGTGAGCTTCGGCTGGCCCGGCAGCTTCAGGCCgaccgctgccgctgccgtgcCGGCGGGGGGCGCGGCCCTCAACTcggctggcggcgccggcgacgtgctcgccggcgaggagccCGACCTCACGCTCAGGCTCTGA